In a single window of the Terriglobus roseus genome:
- a CDS encoding response regulator transcription factor gives MRVLLVEDEVRLAENVARGLREGPGYAVDVVHDGAEALEFCNAGDYDLIVLDLMLPGCNGDEIVQTLRTARKTTPVLILTAVSDTDRTIALLDAGADDFMTKPFDLGELIARCRALIRRSKGASQALLRFGDLELHTGEQSVIREGRSIDLSPTEFRILEYLMYRPRIVVSKRELLEHLYDFTWEHHSNVIEVHVSNLRRKLRGNHDHDVVETLRGRGYRLAQS, from the coding sequence GTGCGAGTCTTGTTGGTTGAGGATGAAGTCCGTCTGGCAGAGAATGTTGCGCGTGGCCTGCGCGAGGGTCCTGGTTATGCTGTTGACGTCGTTCACGATGGAGCAGAAGCGCTCGAGTTCTGCAACGCCGGCGACTACGACCTGATCGTACTGGATCTTATGCTGCCGGGCTGCAACGGTGACGAGATCGTACAAACCCTGCGAACCGCCAGGAAGACGACGCCTGTACTGATACTGACCGCAGTCAGTGATACCGATCGCACCATCGCATTATTGGACGCGGGCGCCGACGACTTCATGACGAAGCCTTTTGATCTGGGAGAATTGATAGCGCGCTGCCGGGCACTGATTCGACGCAGCAAAGGCGCGAGTCAGGCGCTGCTGCGCTTCGGCGACCTGGAACTGCACACAGGGGAACAGAGTGTGATTCGGGAGGGCCGGTCGATCGACCTCTCCCCCACGGAGTTCCGCATTCTGGAGTATCTGATGTATCGTCCACGCATCGTGGTATCGAAGCGGGAGTTGCTGGAGCACTTGTACGACTTCACATGGGAGCATCATTCCAACGTGATCGAAGTACACGTTTCGAATCTGCGAAGGAAGTTGCGTGGCAACCATGATCATGACGTTGTGGAGACGCTGCGCGGGCGCGGCTACCGCCTGGCGCAGTCCTAG
- a CDS encoding EamA family transporter — MSWIAWAMLSAVFAAATALLAKLGVAGVDPNLATAVRTTVVVLFAWVIAISFGAHDGLAHIERRSWIFLGLSGFATGLSWICYFRALSLGQASKVAPIDKLSVVFVILLAWPLLGERITLMKAAGGALITAGAIVLAFA; from the coding sequence ATGTCATGGATTGCTTGGGCGATGCTTTCAGCCGTCTTTGCTGCGGCTACTGCGCTACTGGCCAAGCTAGGCGTCGCTGGCGTCGACCCTAACCTTGCTACGGCTGTCCGGACTACGGTCGTGGTTCTCTTTGCCTGGGTCATCGCCATCAGCTTTGGAGCGCATGACGGCCTTGCGCACATCGAGCGTCGGAGTTGGATCTTCCTTGGGCTGTCCGGATTCGCAACAGGGCTTTCGTGGATTTGCTACTTCCGCGCATTGTCCTTGGGACAGGCGTCGAAGGTAGCACCCATCGACAAACTCAGTGTGGTCTTCGTCATTCTGTTGGCGTGGCCGCTCTTGGGAGAGCGCATCACGTTGATGAAGGCCGCTGGAGGAGCACTGATTACGGCGGGTGCAATCGTGCTGGCGTTCGCCTGA
- a CDS encoding HAMP domain-containing sensor histidine kinase: protein MRALDQQITGRSDSLMGAIQDAEDPEDNITIDPAEVHVMREDRYAVYSESGKLIGRSADDQPALPSVGAMGMSKLRIGTVSYHVLRRKALRIIDRAENGGVGLRRPVVLVYASPESHVLHEVFEAVGQLLVAIVVISVVAAFTTASVVRKTLQPIRDLASAAQKVSPASLHFELPSSAMRVDELRPLATTLSALLDEVREAFAKEQRFVGDAAHEMQTAVAVVRSAIQVLMLRRRSEHEYIAGLEQLLQDNARVESLVASMLDLARFEQASEASTPSLNFADAAREACATMESVAETQGVRLVVSADDSVRTNLRMDRAQTLLTNLLSNAIRHSAAGSTVVVAVKNEAGHAILQVIDEGSGIRAEALPHVFERFYREDPSRSRASGGTGLGLSICQTIVNAAGGRIEITSTAGKGTRVTASFISA, encoded by the coding sequence ATGCGTGCGTTGGATCAGCAGATTACGGGTCGTTCGGACTCCTTAATGGGAGCGATCCAGGATGCGGAAGACCCGGAAGACAACATCACCATCGACCCGGCGGAAGTCCACGTCATGCGCGAGGATCGCTATGCCGTTTACTCGGAGAGCGGCAAGCTGATCGGCAGGTCTGCGGACGATCAGCCAGCGCTGCCTTCTGTCGGCGCGATGGGCATGAGCAAGCTCCGAATTGGCACGGTGTCCTATCACGTGCTTCGTCGTAAAGCCTTACGCATCATTGATCGCGCGGAGAACGGTGGCGTAGGGCTGCGGCGTCCCGTCGTTCTTGTTTACGCCTCGCCCGAGAGCCATGTTCTACACGAGGTATTCGAGGCCGTCGGGCAACTCCTGGTCGCCATCGTGGTGATCTCAGTCGTCGCGGCTTTCACGACAGCTTCCGTGGTGCGGAAGACATTACAGCCAATTCGCGACCTCGCTTCCGCGGCACAGAAGGTGTCGCCAGCATCCCTGCACTTCGAGCTGCCGTCGAGTGCAATGCGGGTGGACGAACTTCGACCGTTGGCAACGACGCTCTCTGCGTTGCTCGACGAAGTGCGCGAGGCATTCGCAAAGGAACAGCGTTTCGTTGGCGATGCTGCACATGAAATGCAGACGGCCGTTGCAGTGGTTCGCTCTGCGATCCAGGTTCTTATGCTGCGGCGCCGCAGTGAACACGAATACATCGCGGGGCTCGAGCAGCTCCTACAGGACAACGCACGGGTGGAGTCGCTCGTGGCCAGCATGCTGGATCTCGCCCGCTTCGAGCAGGCATCTGAGGCAAGTACACCGAGCCTGAACTTTGCGGATGCGGCGCGTGAGGCCTGCGCGACCATGGAGTCGGTCGCAGAGACACAGGGGGTCCGACTGGTCGTCTCGGCCGATGACAGTGTCCGCACGAATCTGCGCATGGATCGGGCGCAGACGTTGCTGACCAATCTGCTTTCGAATGCAATCCGCCACAGCGCCGCTGGATCCACCGTCGTCGTGGCTGTCAAGAATGAGGCAGGCCACGCCATCCTGCAAGTGATCGATGAGGGCAGCGGGATTCGTGCGGAGGCACTCCCTCACGTCTTCGAACGGTTCTATCGCGAGGACCCCTCGCGATCTCGTGCCTCGGGTGGAACCGGCCTGGGCCTCTCCATCTGCCAGACCATCGTGAACGCCGCGGGAGGCCGGATTGAGATTACGAGCACCGCAGGAAAAGGCACGCGGGTGACGGCTTCCTTCATCAGCGCTTAA
- a CDS encoding YncE family protein: MKRYTASLAATCCLIAMSSIAQTPYKIVDQWKLGGTGGWDYLLADGAAHRLYITHNGRVEVVDTATGKAVGAVTGLKSTHGVALDPDGKTGYISDGAGNAVVIFDRSTFAVLATIPAGTNPDGIAYEPTTKTVWAFNGRSNNVSVIDPAKKEVVATIALPGKPEFPQVDGKGSIFVNIEDKNSIVKLDAAGKKAVATWALPGCESPSGMALDSDHSRLFSVCDGNKMPVTDAKTGKQIALATIGAGPDAAGYDAKAQLAFSSNGETGTLSVVDAANGYKTVQTLATKKGARTMAYDATNNRIYLMTAEYGAPAAGSKRPSVLPDTFTVLVVGK, encoded by the coding sequence ATGAAACGATATACGGCATCTCTGGCAGCGACGTGCTGCCTTATCGCGATGAGTTCGATCGCGCAGACACCTTACAAGATTGTCGATCAGTGGAAACTCGGCGGCACGGGCGGTTGGGATTACCTGCTTGCCGATGGCGCGGCACATCGCCTTTACATCACGCATAATGGCCGCGTGGAAGTGGTCGATACGGCGACAGGTAAGGCAGTTGGTGCGGTGACCGGCCTGAAGAGTACCCATGGCGTCGCACTGGATCCGGATGGAAAGACCGGTTATATCAGTGATGGTGCGGGCAATGCCGTAGTCATTTTTGATCGATCGACCTTCGCCGTGCTTGCTACGATTCCGGCCGGAACAAACCCGGACGGCATCGCCTACGAGCCGACGACCAAGACCGTGTGGGCTTTCAACGGCCGTAGCAACAACGTCTCTGTGATCGACCCTGCCAAGAAGGAAGTTGTCGCGACCATCGCACTGCCTGGCAAACCGGAGTTTCCGCAGGTCGATGGTAAGGGTTCGATCTTCGTCAACATTGAAGACAAGAACAGCATCGTCAAGCTGGATGCCGCAGGCAAGAAGGCCGTAGCGACCTGGGCGCTACCGGGCTGCGAATCCCCTTCCGGCATGGCGCTCGACTCGGATCACAGTCGCCTGTTCTCCGTGTGCGACGGGAACAAGATGCCGGTGACGGATGCGAAGACCGGTAAGCAGATTGCTCTCGCAACCATCGGCGCTGGTCCCGACGCTGCAGGATATGACGCGAAAGCTCAACTGGCGTTCTCTTCCAATGGCGAGACCGGGACCCTGTCGGTCGTAGACGCGGCTAACGGGTACAAGACCGTGCAGACCCTCGCAACGAAGAAGGGCGCGCGTACGATGGCATACGATGCGACGAATAACAGAATCTATCTGATGACGGCCGAGTACGGTGCACCGGCAGCTGGATCGAAGCGGCCTTCCGTCTTACCAGATACGTTCACAGTGCTCGTCGTCGGCAAGTAA